In Lagenorhynchus albirostris chromosome 1, mLagAlb1.1, whole genome shotgun sequence, the sequence CATTCCTTTATGATGAAGACTTTATTGATTCATTAtgtgaggaaggaaaaatgagCAGATACTACTGTATGGTGTGCGGCTCACACCAGACGGCGCCTTTAGGTGGGCACTCAAGCCTGCAAACCTGATGACTTCGTGTGTACTTTTCCTTACATGTCATGagtatgcagatttttttttaatatctttaattttaattttttaattttttaatttatttttggctgcattgggtcttcgttgctgcacgtgggctttctctagttgcgtcgagcgggagctactctacattgtggtgtgcgggcttctcatcgtggtggcttctcttgttgcggagcacgggctctaggtgcgtgggcttcagtggttgtggcacgcgggctcagtagttgtggcttccgggcttatttgctctgcagcatgtgggatcttcctggtccaggacttgaacccatgtcccctgcattggcaggcggattcttaaccactgtgccaccagggaagtcccgagtatGCAGATTCTTGCCCAAGCGTTCGCTGTTTTTGGAAAGCAAAAGGACAACCTGCAGCCTAGCCATTACCAATTATTGCAGTCAGGGAAACTAAATAGAAGCATCGTCCAGGGAAGCTAGGCCACTTCATGTCTCTCCCAGGGGGATATTTCTGCTTTTCACTGAGCATGTTTAATTAGAGGTGACTTTTCAGGTCCAGCAACTAATCAGAAGTGAATGAATACAGGGAAACTGACTCATACTTTATATACTCAAAAGAGAGTCACATTTAACCATAGTGCTGATTTATTTACAATGAGAAATATAACTGCCAAGGGGACTGAAAACGTTCTCCACATAGAAACATCTACTTGAGAAGTCAGATAGTAATCAGATATTGTTGGATGGGCATGGATTCAGAGGACGGAGATAGATAATCTTGACAGTCTATTCAGGCCATGATTTGACATCATGGAGCATCTTTGGTCTATAACCCAGAACAACTCTAGCAACAGTCTCCTGCATCTCTGTCCCTCAGATGCAGCACCTGTGTTTCAAATGGGAAACTAGACTGACTCCATGCTGCTaagatgttaactcttctgttaatatattttttgttcaaACTGGATATTATTGGCTAGGCTATTAATTTAAACATGCTATTTCAATCTCCCTGCTCACTTAGATTTAGAGGTGTTGCTTAGAGGGGATAAGTAATATTGTGCTCATATTACTGATCTTAGATAATATTATTCTCGAAAATTAACTACTACCAAATTTGTAGTATTTTGCTAATACAAATATATAGTACCTGTATTGTAGTTGGGGATTAAACTACCCTGGTTTACTGATTTAAGATTCTATTTTTAGATAGTACTTTTTTCCATTTGAAATAGTTGAAATTCACAGAATAGAAAAGGACTTAGACAAGAACAGTagaagaagggacttccctggtggcgcagtggtcaagaatccgcctgccaatgcagggaacacgggtttgatctctggtccagaaagatcccacatgccatggagcagctaagcccgtgtgccacaactactgagcccgtgtgccacaactactgaagcccgtgcgcctagagcccgtgctccgcaacaagagaagccaccacagtgagaagcctgtgcaccacaacaaagagtagcccctgctcgacgcaactagagaaagcctgcacgcagcaacaaagacccaacgcagccaaaagaaaaagaacaatagaGGGAAAACTAAAAAGTGAATTATAAATAACACCATATCAGATCTGATGTACAgaaatttacagaagagctatGTTTGACACAGAAAAATTTGGAGGTTAGGAtgtattttcacataaaaatcagaTTGTAAATAGTGTCTGGACACCCAGACCAGCCTGGATAACTATAATGGCTCTGAAAAAGCTATCACCGTGTGGGCCTCTTATTCCCTATATGAAAGGGGCTTGTCCAGCTACAAGACACGAACGATGACTCTGGAGCCCAGGGCAGGAGCACTAACGTGGCAAAGAGGATGGTGAGGATGAGAGGAGATAAGGGCTATGGTGGTCAACCCCCCTCCACCCCATCACCTCCAGTGTTACTTCTGAGGCCTAGtcatcctttattttcttccaagggATTAGCCTGCCTGCTTCCATTTTCTTTGCCACCAGTCATTAGTTATGATCAAAGTTTCTCCCCTTCCTGACCATTATGTCATGTAGCATACAGTAGAGAAAGTCTTTGGGTTACCtccatatcagaaaaaaacagacTCAGGCTCTCCCAGGTGATTCATTACAGAAATAATGGAGTGAGAAGGTGGGCTAGGAGACTAGAAATTGTAGCAATTAAACTAAGGGAAATAACAGTTTAGGAGTGTCTTAACCTCCTTCCATACCACCCCTCTCCTGCACTCCAGAACACACTCTAGGTTGCTCAGGGCTGCCACATTGTTCCACTCCAGAGATGGTCATTCATTGGGTAGTTCACAGTCTATGCCGCAAGAGGTGGAAGCCCTGTGGTTGGCTCTGGGATAGGGTGAGAAAGCCAGATGGTATGGGAGTTAGGAAGCAGTTGCTGGGAACAGCAGgtcagagggagaagaggaaggggaaaaccCAGGACACCCTAAGCAGCAGCAAGAAGGAAATGAGGAGCATGGGGGTAGGGACAGGCAGCTGAGTAGCGGTTTTCTTGAGGcctttgatgatgatgatgatgatgatgatgatgatgatgatgatgattttggccgtgctgcgcggcttgtaggatcttagttccctgaccagggatggaacccgtgccccctgcagtggaaccactggaccaccagggagttccctctaGAGGCCTTTTAAATGTCAGAGACTTCATATTTGTTCTTGTCTAATACAGCTCAGAGtgaatgaatacaaaattatcacattaattttttctaaataacCTCTGAATGGCTTTCATTGATTAAGAAAAGCATGAAATACACTTTACAGGTGAAAGAATTAGAAATACAGAATGGAATTGTTAATCCCCAAGCAGAATTTAATGTTTACTCTGTTCTAATTCTCCAGGGTTTATTTCTCATTCCTTCTCTCTCATGGAATTGAAGTTCATTTATCATCATGTACTCCCTGATCTATCGGGAAAGGTCTTGGTTGACGTTGGCTCCAGGCTTGGCACCGTCCTTTACGGGGTAAAGTCCAGCTTGTAGACATACTCAACATTTGGAAATACTTTCTTCTCCTACTAGCATCAGTTTTGCCTGCCACCATCCAAGATGACAGCTTGGCTTTATTCATTAGAGTAACAGAATAATAGGGTTAAAATAGTGTATCAAATTTGGACTTTCAAAGGCCAGCTCTCTGATTTCCATTACTAGTTTGACTTTGTGACACAAGTGGAGGAATATCAGCAAAACAGCAACAGGTGACCCTCATAACACTTTGCTATTCTGTCACTCACTTACTGCCCTTCTAACTCCATTTTCTGTactgtattaaaataatatagtatACTGAGTTTTGATAAGAGCTCTTATAAAACTGACAAATTTACTTGACCTGGGAAATTGCTTATGGCTATGAGCAAGTCCCTGAACACCTCTGTGCCTCAAGTTCCTGACCTGTAAGTGAGCAAACTAAATGATATCCAGGACACATCGTGCTCTAGTTTTCTGTGATCCAAAGTTCGAATCCTGTGATCCAAAGACTTCTGTGTCTTCGgtgtggctttttttaaaaaattcaaatcatgagcattttaaatattcttaaatggtTTTATCAAAAAGCTGAAATGTGGTTTCTGGTTGTCATTAGCAGATGTGTTAAAACATGTGGCCAACAGCAGTAGATGTTCATGCCAGAAACAGGCCCTATCAGTTCCCAGCATCACTGCCTGCTCTAAAGAGAAACAGTTAACTCTTTCATGGTTCATGTATTTTTCAGTGttgacttttattcttcaattaggAAAAATAGCCATAATAGAAAGTACAGTTTATCAGATGGCTTTGTTTGGAGAACATTAGAGATTATGCTTGTTTACCATATTTTGTCCATTCttgttaattttttcatttgttagaAAAGTATATAGCTGAAATAATTGTGGCTAAGTATATAGCTGAAATAATAATTGGCAGCATTAATGAATTTAGACATATTGTCATTTTCCTCTATAGTACATCACTGATTCAGtcaacaaaaattttttgaatactTACATATGCTCCATTGAACATATTCTAAAAATCCATGATGAGCTATGAATATAAATTTAGTTTACACATAAGTGTTAGTTGATGTATAATGGTCTTCAGAATATGATTTGACCTCTCCttccagattattttttattataaccaAAATagatacataataatatatagaCAGTTCTTGATGATCCTTGTTAACTAATGGCCAGTTGTCTTTGGTGGATTGCCAGACACCAGGTTGACGTCTCAAAGCCAAACAGGACACACCTCCAGCCACCCTCCTCTTGTGTCAGACTGTGCATGAGTTTCCATTATATTTCCCACAGGTTAATGCCTTTCTTGCTTTCCCCTGAAATTCCCAAGAAATTACGGAAGTAGGGTATTAAACAAAGAATCTATATGTGATCACTTTCCTCATTTCCAACTTTGTTGAATGCACAGTTTTATCAGGAAAAGTAAGAAATCAATCTTTAAAGATATGATTACTTTTAAATAACGGAAATTAATAAACTACAGTCAAGGTCTCGATGAGTAAGAGTCTAAGTTCTTAAAAGTTGGtttacataaattataaaatgttacttatctttcctttttatctttatttttactttattgaattctatttttaaaagtttgatttttagggacttccctggtggtccagtggttaagactttgccttccagtgcatggggtgcgggttcgatccctggttggggagctaagatcccacatgcctcgtggccaaaaaccaaaacataaaacagaagcaatattgtaacaaattcaataaagacttaaaaaaaaaaagtttgacttttaaaatttcaagtagaaataaacccacaactAAAAGTTAATTCTTTTGTATCATAATGTATCTTCATATTTCAGGGTTATCTTTACAGTTCAGCATCACAATTATATGGAGTAGAATTGAATGGAGACTTCTGCCAGTTGCAGGAAATGGTCATAAAAAAGTACCAGTTCACTGACAGAATAAAGGTAcccttttaaatgtttattctgttatccactgtatagcacagtttAGCCAAATTTCTTCTGCATTGGAGTTGGAAACACTTTTTGAATCTATTCTTGATTGCTGTTGTGTAGAAACAGATTGAgttaacttaatattttaaaacactgataaTAAAGTTGAATTATTATCAATATGTTCCACtcacatttttctcttccaaattttattagaaagtagaattttttcttaattttcttcgtATCAACTATAGTTTTGGTAGCGCTAATTTTGAATCTCTTGATGTTGGTCAGAAGTGTATTTAATTAAACTCTGAATGTTGAAAGTAAGCAAAAAGGTTAAGTAATGCtcacagtttttatctttttataagcTTTCAATAGGAATTGTGGGTGCCACAGAATAGCAGTTCATGGGAGAATGATGTCCTGGGTTGGGCTATGAcagaaattttctgtttcttatatgtaaggggaaaaataaaaaaggggaaaggaagttTTTTGGTTGATGCAGTATTCCTTGTCATATCACTAGTGATCCTACACGTCTAATGGCAATGCACAGAAGTACTGTGTATCTAAGGATCTCTGGTGTTCAATGCAATCAAATATTGAAAGACATATCTTAGTAAGATTAAGGATCTAGCTTTCCCCTTTCTTATAGAAGGAaaacttttcattctcttcctccttccatccttgccttttttttctctttctctctcatcttgGAAATTGAGAGGCAATTGATCAAAGAGAATTCATTGTCCAATAATAAGTTCATGGATTTTTCTCACTATCCCATATTTAATGAACAAAAACACACTGCTCTTACATAATAAGAATCACATAACTAACAGGAAAATTGATTTAATTAGAAATCGAGATTTAAACATTCtggatattatttatttgtaaggCTAAGTTCTTTTTTGGAAGGAAATCGTATGATATAAAaaactttttctctcctttttaaaataaaagttatttgctTTGCTCTTGAGCAAATACATGTTTCCTCTTATTATCTTGCCTGTGGTCTACAAGACTTGTTGATTGTAGTCGAAGTTAATTTTTTGAGGTATatagttttttcaataaattattttgtttgctttcttggaTAGATAATATATTCAAGTGAATTTTAGATGAAGAGTCAGACAAGGCcagttaaaatatttgtattaacattttacaatttataaattactttttaaattttatatggtcCCATTTGATTCTGTGAATCAGGACATGTATTACTCCATTTTATTTAGGAAGACACTGACTACCCAAATGTACAAATCCAGTTGATGATGGAGCCAGAATAACTAGTGATATAATGGAAAAAGCTCTGAACTGGGAGTGAAAAGAGTGTAATTATAACTATATAAATGATTCCAtctaaaacaaaattttcacAAGCTTATGGTTTTTATTAGGTATTGAGTATCTTCCATAGATAGTAGTATTAAATAtacttttctcccattttaagaAGTGTGAATCTCCCATATTGCCTCACAACATCATTGAATCAATAGCTATTTCTTACGTGATTATATGATACGGTGTCTTTGTTCTCTTACGTGAACTTATTCTTTTTTAGGTGCTTCATGCAGACATCTGTACACAAGGTTCACTTCTGCAAAATGCTGATGTTATTATAATGAATAatgtctttgaatattttcttaatgaGGCAGAACAGGCCAGGTACGTTATTTATTCAAGCAAGAAATCTGTTGTTAAAATACATCTAACAAAGTATGAAAAGGGATTGGTAGAAGTGttttcatattaaattttttatttatttgtttattttttgccacactgtgaggcttgtgggacctcagttccccaaccagggatcaaacccggggccccagcagtgatATGAAACTTCTCAGAAATGACTTCAACTGTCAGGAGTTTATATTAATAAGGAAATGTGTTAtgtctaaatgaaaataaaaataaactttagttGTCTAACCTTGTAAATATTACATCTAATTTTGAGTAGTTATAAAATGGTTTCATGACCCAAGCATTTGCTTTGCAGTCTGGGATGCAAGAAGTTATCAATTCCCAGTGGGTTTTTATACTTattcttttctgcctcagttttcttttctttgaaaaaacatGTCCTATGCTCTCCTATCACAAAATTATGGGAATTAACTGGTGCCTATAAATGACTATAAAAtaagatatagggcttccctggtggcacagtggttaagaatccacctgccaatgcaagggacacgggttcgaaccctggtccaggaagatcccacatgccgcagagcagctaagcccgtgcgccacactactgagcctgtgctctagagcccgtgagccacaactactgagcccatctgccacaactactgaagcccacgcacctagagcccgtgcttctcaacaagagaagccaccacaaagagaaacccatgtactgcaacgaagaggagtagcccccgctcgccacaactagagaaagcccgcacgcagcaaggaaaacccaactcagccataaataaataaaaattttaaaaaaacaagatacaAGAATATTCAGCTAGAAAACAGTGAATAATGATCAAATTTTTAAAACGTTCTTAATTGGTAATAGTAGGTTCCTGGAGTTTATTCCACTATTCAAGCAATAGAAAAATTAGCAAATCtctgatcacttttttttttttttaaatttttggctgctctgcggggcttgtgggatcttagttcctcgacctgGGATTGTGCCCACGCCCTGGGCAgtaagtgtggagtcctaaccactggaccaccagggaattccctgtgatgGCTTTTCTGACTTCTCATCAGGACTTATAGGTTCCTCTAATTAGAAAATTCCTGTAGTCTGAGACACTGATTTTCTGGTCAGTTAGGCTTGCTGACTTATTTATCATAATGACATACATATACTCTGGATGCAGGAAACCTCCTTTCCATATCTATGAAAGGGCATTACACACGTTTGGGTTAGTGCATCAGTGAGGTTTCTActgcaagaaataaaaagacataattATAGACCATAAACAGTTAATATGGAGTAGAATCCTGAATGAGTAACCCTCTTTATCCTGCCACCCCTTTACTGTCTATATTTTCTCTctcgcacacatacacacacgtatctATTACTTGTAGGTTAAGGTTAGTACAAAATTAACAGtgtaaatagtttaaaaagaaactagTTCAACAGAAAGCAAATCATATCCTCAGAGCTCAGCCAGAATGGGTGATGATTTTTTGGTCACAGGCTAAAGGCCAGAAACACAACATGAACAAGTTGTTTTAATCATAGTGCACTCTTTAAGCTTAATTTCCAGTGGACAAAGTATGTATAGCTTTTTACCTTTTGCGGTTCAGGACCTGTAGTCAAAACATTACATAATTGTTGGAGAATGAAATATACTAGGTTTATGCTGTGTAagaagttaaaagagaaaaacaccttAAACTCTTCACAGATTCATATAGGAAGATTTTAAATGCTGAAGAATGATGAATGCTACCTGTTAACTTGATACTGGAAAGTATTTTCATGTTTGGGTTGTTTTAAAAACTatcttgggggacttccctggtggtccagtgaaaaacccgcacgccacaactagagagaagcccgcatgccgcaactaagaccagacacagccaaaaataataaataaaaaaaataaataatctcaaaaaaaaaCTATCTTGGAAAATTAATTCACAAACTCTGCATGACTCACCAAATAGGTACTGACCATGTGTTAgttcagtcatttctccaagttAATCAAATGCAGTGAATTctaaatatagatagatgatagccTCTCATGGTTAATTACCTTCATCATGAATGACAGTACACGGGAGAAAGTTTAGAAGATACAGTAAAGCATTCTGATACTGGAATCGTTCTGACAAAATTGATCATTTACCTATATAATTCTGTATTGTAGCAAGTAGAGTAATTCTTTGTTTAAAAGGTGCCTCTGTATTTTTTCAGTAGGTGAAACATATACAACTACTACAATGACAGCTTCTCAGAAACAGCAAGTGCTATTTTGAGAGCCATGCCCAACCGTGCCAGGATACTCAGCTTCTTCAGTCTTACTAAATAGActtgtaaaatatataatttctaagGAACTACATCAAGACAACAAACAGCTCTAGCCCAAGCACAGTGATATTTATTATCAAACACTGCTTCTTGGTTTTATATCTAGCCCGAGAAAAAGAACATTTGTATCGTTTTGCCTAGTAAGCTCCAGAATATACTAAACCCAATAACCATTGCTGTAACTAAAATAAGTGCAAATGGTACTGCTGCCCACCTGCCCCACTACAAGGGGTGCACATCCCTGCATTGCTTGACCCTTGCTCCCCAATAGCAGGGTGTACTGTCAAAACTAACGCACAGTGTAGAAATCCCATTCATGTCTGCTCTACAGGTTAATCAGAACTGGTCAGACACTGCCCTCtgacacatatacatgcacatggTGTGCCATCGTGCTTTAAATCTAGTTGATCTCATTAAACTTCTCAGGTGCCATAATGTCCAGAATTCTTTCCGTTGAATATTTCTGACAGCCAAATAAAGTATGATTTCACtcttgatattatttttaaagatctaaTCTCTATGTTATACTCTTATTTTAGTCTTTGCTTGCTTTCTGGCTTCTGTGGCCTTTCTCCATGACTCTTTCCCACTCACACCCCTCAGCCCTGTTCCATTCTGCAGAAAGTTTGACAGTTCATAAAGAATTGAAGAGGCTTTAACGCTGATCcagctttgatttctttatcagTTCTGAAAACTTCCTTTTGGCCTTACCCACAATCCCTTGTATTAACCCTAATCCCCATCTTGTTAAATCTCTCTCAGTATTGTCACTTCACAATTTTGCCAACATCCCTTCAGGAACTGAATTTACCAATTTCTAGTATCTTGCTGCGGTCCTGTTTTCTGCTGGCAAACATTTTTACCCATCTGGATTTCTACATATCGCCTGGGctatatttttttttgtcatcctcattttgaaaaaatatccAGTGTCTGGTAAAGCATAACATATAAGTTTTGAATGTGTTACAGAGCCTGGGAATATATCAGCCATAATGTAAAGAAACGAGGATCCTTATTAGTGACCGTGCCGAGCCTTGAAGATTCTCTCTCAAGTCTTCAGGTATGTAAGCCTCTTTCCCAGCATTTTTATTGTCaaaacttttcttctgcttttttctgATAGCTGttaaaatattctagaaataTTCTGTCTGAATATAGTGACAATGatagaaagaataacaaaaccTTATGGCTTAAGAACTGATTTGTGGTTTGTTCACTGGCATCAAGAGCTCTGAAAGTGTACAGATTCCTTTGCTTCTCCACCCCCAATTTTTCCAGCTGTGGGGTTACAGTTTTATTTAGGTTAACAAATGCTATTAAATATTTGTAAGAGACTTAGAACACCCACATCATAACTTTTTCCCTGAGAACAAAAGGAACAGAGCTGTTCAGGTTTCTAGAATCAGTAAGTGGACTGGAGGCCCACATCCTGTACACAGTTGAGCTTCTAGGTCAAGTTTGGAATCTTGCACAAACTGCTTCTATGTTCCTCAGATTCTCCATACAAAATAAGGCTGATACTTAATAATAAGATTCAGCCCAATAAGTTGACCCTTTTATAAAGGTTAATTAATGTTTGTAAAGCTCTTTGAGATCCCTAGATGAAAGATACTGTGGCATTTCTTAGTACAGAGtcatattatcattttctttaatatctctTTCCTCACATATAAGCACTgccaaatttaaatatatatttcttcctttaaaaaactaaaca encodes:
- the LOC132517082 gene encoding uncharacterized protein LOC132517082 isoform X2; this encodes MEFRSARQAVLQLLRTVAPADLPALLQWMRTTRDFDEFIQDNNDIMLKNIAEDLRNCLPLETMLSSEHLALQKIQQQPEPTVHVDAFLYDEDFIDSLCEEGKMSRYYCMVCGSHQTAPLGFISHSFSLMELKFIYHHVLPDLSGKVLVDVGSRLGTVLYGGYLYSSASQLYGVELNGDFCQLQEMVIKKYQFTDRIKVLHADICTQGSLLQNADVIIMNNVFEYFLNEAEQARAWEYISHNVKKRGSLLVTVPSLEDSLSSLQVC
- the LOC132517082 gene encoding uncharacterized protein LOC132517082 isoform X1, which encodes MEFRSARQAVLQLLRTVAPADLPALLQWMRTTRDFDEFIQDNNDIMLKNIAEDLRNCLPLETMLSSEHLALQKIQQQPEPTVHVDAFLYDEDFIDSLCEEGKMSRYYCMVCGSHQTAPLGFISHSFSLMELKFIYHHVLPDLSGKVLVDVGSRLGTVLYGGYLYSSASQLYGVELNGDFCQLQEMVIKKYQFTDRIKVLHADICTQGSLLQNADVIIMNNVFEYFLNEAEQARAWEYISHNVKKRGSLLVTVPSLEDSLSSLQVNIQLSPWVEEVPLNYDVYPEKDIDKEALEQIHLYKIL